The following coding sequences lie in one Oncorhynchus kisutch isolate 150728-3 linkage group LG27, Okis_V2, whole genome shotgun sequence genomic window:
- the LOC109872332 gene encoding lactosylceramide 1,3-N-acetyl-beta-D-glucosaminyltransferase A-like translates to MFVNLRRIRKCQCLQLMTTCLVLSVVMVCWDGSVVSHVKAYSYRYLVNRYTFINKSFTIPRQEAHMFSNHRYLLNHPYKCSREKNVLLLLLVKSSPENIERRRAIRSTWGNETYIHQTLGVTVKVVFVLGLPKQQEAAHTRRSRGGTQDNLVREDRLNGDLVQQDFVDSFHNLTLKLLLQFRWAHSYCPHARFLMTSDDDIFVHMPNLVRYLQDIDRKGVTDFWIGRVYRGAPPIRQKESKYYVPYEMYPWLAYPDYTAGAGYVVSRDVANKIYQASLTLNASLYIDDVFMGICANAMGVLPQEHVYFSGEGKAPYHLCIYDKMMTSHGHVADIYELWKAATNPEVKRVTSGLFGKLYCTAVKLTLLCRPYFLNSYPCKAALL, encoded by the coding sequence ATGTTTGTGAATCTTCGGCGAATCCGCAAGTGCCAGTGCTTGCAGCTAATGACCACGTGCCTGGTGCTGTCGGTGGTGATGGTGTGCTGGGATGGCAGCGTGGTGAGCCACGTCAAGGCCTACTCCTACCGCTACCTGGTCAACCGTTACACCTTCATCAACAAGAGCTTCACCATCCCGCGGCAGGAGGCCCACATGTTCAGCAACCACCGCTACCTGCTCAACCACCCGTATAAGTGCTCACGAGAGAAGAATGTTTTACTGCTGCTGCTAGTCAAGTCCTCCCCAGAGAACATTGAGAGACGGCGAGCCATACGGTCAACGTGGGGCAACGAGACCTACATCCACCAGACCCTGGGGGTGACGGTGAAGGTGGTTTTTGTGCTGGGCCTCCCCAAGCAGCAGGAAGCTGCCCATACTCGGAGGAGCCGAGGGGGCACCCAGGACAACCTTGTCCGTGAAGACCGCTTGAATGGCGACTTGGTCCAGCAGGACTTTGTGGACTCGTTCCACAACCTAACCCTCAAGCTTCTGCTACAGTTTCGGTGGGCGCACTCCTACTGCCCGCACGCCCGCTTCCTCATGACGTCTGATGATGACATTTTCGTGCACATGCCCAACCTGGTGCGCTACCTTCAGGACATAGACAGGAAGGGCGTTACAGACTTCTGGATCGGTCGCGTGTACAGAGGCGCGCCACCCATCCGCCAGAAGGAAAGCAAGTACTATGTCCCATACGAGATGTACCCGTGGTTGGCATACCCGGACTACACGGCAGGGGCGGGTTACGTTGTCTCTAGAGACGTGGCGAACAAAATCTACCAGGCTTCGTTGACCCTCAACGCCTCGCTGTATATCGACGATGTCTTCATGGGCATCTGCGCCAACGCCATGGGCGTGTTGCCGCAGGAGCATGTGTACTTCTCAGGTGAGGGCAAGGCGCCCTACCACCTGTGCATCTACGACAAGATGATGACGTCGCACGGCCACGTGGCCGACATATACGAACTCTGGAAAGCCGCCACGAATCCGGAGGTCAAACGGGTCACGTCAGGACTCTTTGGGAAGTTGTATTGCACAGCTGTGAAACTCACCCTTCTCTGTAGACCTTATTTCTTAAACAGCTACCCCTGCAAGGCAGCCTTGTTGTAG